Proteins encoded in a region of the Halothiobacillus diazotrophicus genome:
- the rsmB gene encoding 16S rRNA (cytosine(967)-C(5))-methyltransferase RsmB, whose translation MVDARNEHAADQPEERRAGSSGKRREQRGQGGVKGGNPTPWAGERGRRGDGGERANRTDRPGPSRQSPEALVAQLLVQVVTQGQSLDVALGRILQQAQPTHRGLVQAMGYEVLRHYEALVFWRDQLLERPVPAKSAVVAFLILVGLERIRGARREASRSVNATVQAARELGHPWATGLLNAVLRRAARQIEEGQDPMSSAPAAVQARMPDWLFARLTADWGADQAGALGEALASHPPMTLRIAGRETDRASYLDVLAATDIAATPTDFSPRGVNLQHPLDVDRLPQFAEGRVSVQDEAAQWVVDLLDLSREQRVLDACSAPGGKTLAMLQHEPGVHVTAVDIDLTRMARVQENLERGKVVARLIVGDAAQPSAWWDGEPFDRILADVPCSATGVIRRHPDIKRLRRADDLAPLCARQASILDALWPLLRSGGRMVYATCSILNQENAAQVAAFLDRHPDARALPMNVSWGIEQRDAAGRTLGRQVFPQREGHDGFYYAVLEKA comes from the coding sequence TTGGTTGACGCCCGTAACGAACACGCTGCCGATCAGCCCGAGGAGCGTCGGGCCGGTTCGTCCGGCAAGCGACGGGAGCAGCGCGGCCAGGGGGGGGTAAAGGGCGGCAACCCGACACCCTGGGCCGGTGAGCGGGGGCGACGGGGCGACGGCGGTGAACGTGCGAATCGTACGGATCGTCCAGGCCCCTCGCGCCAGTCGCCCGAGGCGCTGGTGGCCCAATTGCTCGTTCAGGTGGTGACGCAGGGCCAGTCGCTGGATGTGGCGCTGGGGCGCATCCTGCAACAGGCGCAACCCACGCACCGGGGGCTCGTGCAGGCCATGGGCTACGAAGTGCTCCGCCATTACGAGGCGCTGGTATTCTGGCGGGATCAGTTGCTGGAGCGACCGGTTCCGGCCAAGTCCGCGGTCGTTGCCTTTCTGATTCTCGTGGGGTTGGAGCGTATCCGCGGTGCGCGCCGGGAAGCATCCCGTTCGGTCAATGCAACGGTTCAGGCGGCGCGTGAGCTCGGGCATCCCTGGGCGACCGGCCTGTTGAATGCCGTGTTGCGTCGTGCGGCACGCCAGATCGAGGAAGGCCAGGACCCGATGTCGTCAGCGCCGGCAGCCGTTCAGGCGCGGATGCCCGATTGGCTGTTCGCCCGCCTCACGGCGGACTGGGGTGCCGACCAGGCCGGCGCGCTGGGCGAGGCACTGGCCTCCCATCCCCCCATGACCTTGCGGATTGCCGGTCGCGAAACGGATCGTGCTTCGTATTTGGATGTTCTGGCCGCCACGGATATCGCTGCGACGCCGACGGATTTTTCCCCGCGCGGGGTCAACCTGCAGCACCCGCTGGACGTCGATCGACTGCCTCAGTTCGCCGAAGGGCGGGTATCCGTGCAGGATGAGGCGGCGCAGTGGGTGGTCGATCTCCTTGACCTTTCCCGGGAGCAGCGGGTTCTGGATGCCTGCAGTGCGCCGGGCGGCAAAACCCTGGCGATGCTCCAGCACGAGCCCGGCGTTCACGTGACCGCGGTGGACATTGATTTGACGCGCATGGCCCGGGTTCAGGAGAATCTCGAGCGCGGCAAGGTGGTCGCACGGCTGATCGTCGGGGATGCGGCGCAACCGTCAGCGTGGTGGGATGGCGAGCCTTTCGATCGTATTCTGGCGGATGTCCCCTGTTCGGCGACGGGGGTCATCCGTCGTCACCCGGACATCAAACGTCTGCGCCGCGCGGATGACCTGGCGCCGTTGTGCGCGCGTCAGGCGTCGATTCTCGATGCCCTCTGGCCCTTGTTGCGTTCCGGGGGGCGTATGGTCTACGCCACCTGTTCGATTCTCAATCAGGAAAACGCCGCTCAGGTCGCGGCCTTCCTTGATCGCCATCCCGACGCGCGCGCCCTGCCCATGAATGTATCCTGGGGTATCGAGCAGCGGGATGCGGCGGGCAGGACGCTCGGGCGCCAGGTATTCCCGCAACGGGAGGGGCATGATGGTTTCTACTACGCCGTGCTGGAAAAGGCGTGA
- a CDS encoding DUF4390 domain-containing protein has product MMVSTTPCWKRRESRIAGLKPTAGSSALRWLGRACLGALLLLGGLGGPAFASSAKVVGAHAEVREGVLYLDVDFKLSLDKEMIEAMQNAIPLNLSVQAVIEQPRDWWMGQTIAEDERRYQLEYHALSKTWLITDVLEHEARSFSSLKGALRSLQRIRAWPITTAQKLHHTGHLVGRVRMVLDVNKLPLPLRFPALFDSRWALNSDWFLWSVPR; this is encoded by the coding sequence ATGATGGTTTCTACTACGCCGTGCTGGAAAAGGCGTGAGTCACGCATCGCCGGTCTGAAACCGACCGCCGGATCGTCGGCGTTGCGGTGGCTCGGGCGGGCTTGCCTCGGGGCGCTGCTTCTCCTGGGAGGGCTGGGTGGTCCCGCCTTCGCCTCGAGCGCCAAGGTGGTCGGTGCCCATGCCGAGGTGCGGGAAGGGGTGCTATACCTCGATGTCGATTTCAAGCTCTCCCTCGACAAGGAAATGATCGAGGCCATGCAGAATGCCATTCCGCTGAACCTGTCGGTGCAGGCGGTGATCGAGCAGCCCCGGGACTGGTGGATGGGCCAGACGATCGCCGAAGACGAGCGTCGGTATCAATTGGAATATCACGCCCTGTCCAAGACCTGGCTCATCACCGACGTTCTGGAACATGAAGCCCGCAGTTTCAGTTCCCTGAAAGGCGCGTTGCGTTCCCTTCAGCGGATTCGCGCCTGGCCGATCACGACGGCCCAGAAACTGCACCACACCGGACATCTGGTCGGCCGGGTACGCATGGTGCTCGACGTCAACAAGCTGCCGTTGCCATTGCGGTTTCCCGCCCTGTTTGATTCCCGCTGGGCGCTGAACAGCGATTGGTTCCTGTGGTCGGTGCCCCGATGA
- a CDS encoding sensor histidine kinase, with product MKWGALYHRWIRRLVPPISVMVVILLLVLMYLISESLRRADQPEHLYLTLLGLSAVGILFLAVVVLGHILRLVAHYRRGTPGARLTARLVLTFVGLTSIPVLIVFYFSVSFIQRGIDSWFDVQVEQAMSDALSLSQMAFDGQMRTAMEETKRAAQQLKGESGDLIALDLNSVRRNTGAHEMTIFGPRNLIVASASDDLQAIVPSRPDETALSHARSGKDFIGLDPGGGDSMRIRVVVPLTAGLTGDGSSQVLQALYSISPRANQLSGSVQAAFNEYRSLIFLHKSLKKTFTFALTLALLLSLLTAVWLAFIAARKLLAPIRELAAGTRAVAEGDYSLRLPVDRRDDLGQLVQSFNTMTARVRRAHQVMQQLQELADQERDYLETVIQHLSSGVLTLTLDGRITRSNSIVTQLLSIASRHIDGCTLREICQTYPHLEPICTAFVDLLDPGQLSPGATMEAQVRIMTDTGRRVLLSRIAALPTDDDAAGGFVIVFEDITTLIQAQRDAAWSEVARRLAHEIKNPLTPIQLSAERLRRRLLGTLSDEPAQILDRSTQTIISQVEAMKLMVNEFAEYARSPQMTLTTLNLDELVAEVIDLYKGGDIPVQHITGGEPLLVRADAGRIRQVLHNLIRNAQQALAEQDRHPGHPLVTVTTGLRVEGGLALIELVVADNGPGFPETMLDRLFEPYATTRPKGSGLGLAIVKKIVEEHGGVVAASNRQDAIPEPAGQNGSDEEASVSGARVVIRLPVNVDDFSPLFPSVDKGPRVAIPETPGTGHNVPQDLFRTPQLPTPMPQTNRTKSE from the coding sequence ATGAAGTGGGGCGCGCTCTATCATCGGTGGATTCGCCGGCTGGTGCCGCCCATCAGCGTGATGGTCGTCATCCTGCTGCTGGTGTTGATGTACCTGATTTCGGAGTCGCTGCGTCGGGCGGATCAACCCGAGCATCTGTACCTGACCCTGCTCGGGCTGAGTGCCGTGGGCATTCTGTTCCTCGCGGTCGTGGTGCTCGGCCATATCCTGCGCCTCGTGGCGCACTACCGACGGGGTACGCCGGGTGCACGACTCACCGCCCGCCTCGTGCTGACCTTCGTCGGGTTGACCTCCATTCCCGTGCTCATCGTGTTCTATTTCTCCGTCTCGTTCATTCAGCGGGGCATCGATTCCTGGTTCGACGTGCAGGTGGAGCAGGCAATGTCCGATGCGCTCTCGCTGTCGCAGATGGCATTCGACGGACAGATGCGCACGGCGATGGAGGAGACCAAGCGGGCGGCCCAGCAGTTGAAGGGTGAGTCCGGCGACCTGATCGCGCTGGATCTGAACTCGGTCCGGCGGAATACGGGCGCGCATGAGATGACGATCTTCGGCCCGCGCAATCTCATCGTCGCCTCGGCGTCGGACGACCTGCAGGCCATCGTGCCCTCCCGTCCGGACGAAACGGCCCTGAGTCATGCCCGTTCCGGCAAGGATTTCATCGGCCTCGATCCGGGGGGCGGGGACTCCATGCGGATTCGGGTCGTGGTGCCGCTGACGGCCGGGCTGACCGGGGACGGCAGTAGTCAGGTGCTGCAGGCGCTCTATTCGATTTCGCCGCGCGCGAACCAGTTGTCCGGCAGTGTGCAGGCGGCGTTCAACGAGTACCGGTCGCTGATTTTTCTGCACAAGTCGCTGAAAAAGACCTTCACCTTCGCCCTGACCCTTGCCCTGCTGTTGTCGCTCCTGACGGCCGTCTGGCTGGCCTTCATCGCCGCGCGCAAGCTGCTGGCGCCGATCCGTGAGCTGGCTGCGGGGACCCGCGCCGTGGCGGAAGGGGATTACAGCCTCCGTCTGCCTGTGGATCGTCGGGACGATCTGGGGCAGTTGGTTCAGTCCTTCAATACGATGACGGCACGGGTGCGTCGCGCGCATCAGGTTATGCAGCAATTGCAGGAGCTGGCGGACCAGGAGCGGGATTACCTCGAGACAGTCATTCAGCATTTGTCCTCCGGGGTCCTTACGCTGACGCTTGACGGTCGGATTACCCGCAGCAACTCCATCGTGACCCAACTTCTGAGCATTGCCAGCCGACATATCGATGGCTGCACGCTGCGGGAAATCTGCCAGACCTACCCGCATCTGGAGCCCATCTGCACGGCATTCGTCGATCTGCTGGATCCCGGTCAGCTGTCGCCGGGTGCAACGATGGAGGCCCAGGTTCGGATCATGACGGATACGGGGCGCCGGGTGTTGCTGAGCCGGATCGCAGCTTTGCCGACCGATGACGATGCGGCCGGAGGGTTCGTCATCGTGTTCGAGGACATCACGACCCTGATCCAGGCGCAGCGAGATGCTGCCTGGTCCGAGGTGGCGCGGCGTCTGGCGCATGAGATCAAGAATCCGCTGACGCCCATCCAGCTTTCGGCGGAACGCCTGCGTCGCCGTCTGCTCGGCACCCTGTCGGACGAACCCGCCCAGATCCTTGATCGCTCAACCCAGACGATCATCAGCCAGGTCGAGGCGATGAAGCTGATGGTGAACGAATTCGCCGAATATGCCCGTTCGCCGCAGATGACCCTCACCACGCTGAATCTCGACGAGCTTGTGGCGGAAGTCATCGATCTGTACAAGGGGGGGGATATTCCGGTTCAGCACATCACCGGCGGCGAGCCGCTGCTGGTGCGGGCGGATGCGGGGCGTATTCGCCAAGTGTTGCATAACCTGATCCGCAACGCTCAGCAGGCGCTGGCGGAGCAGGATCGTCACCCGGGGCACCCGCTGGTGACCGTGACCACGGGGCTTCGTGTCGAGGGGGGGCTGGCGCTGATCGAGCTGGTGGTCGCCGACAATGGTCCGGGCTTTCCGGAAACCATGCTCGATCGTCTGTTCGAACCCTATGCGACCACGCGACCCAAGGGCTCCGGGCTGGGCCTGGCGATCGTCAAGAAGATCGTGGAGGAGCATGGTGGGGTCGTTGCTGCGTCGAATCGTCAGGATGCGATCCCGGAACCGGCCGGTCAGAACGGGAGTGACGAGGAGGCGAGCGTCAGCGGGGCGCGCGTCGTGATCCGCCTGCCCGTGAATGTCGATGATTTTTCGCCATTGTTTCCATCCGTGGACAAAGGACCGCGAGTAGCCATCCCCGAGACGCCCGGAACTGGGCATAATGTTCCCCAGGATTTATTCAGGACGCCGCAGTTGCCGACACCGATGCCCCAAACCAACCGGACAAAATCAGAGTAG
- a CDS encoding sigma-54-dependent transcriptional regulator, whose protein sequence is MSIGHILVVDDEIEIRDLLAELLADEGYTVSSAADAIEARASIAVRRPDLILLDIWMPGQDGISLLREWHEHHQLGCPVIMMSGHGTVETAVEATRLGAFDFIEKPISLDKLLLLIEHGLENTRLSRENEQLRRNSSDPFELVGDSEYMTTLRAQAKKVAGHDAWVLISGEPGTGKQALARFIHHHSPRRHFPFIDTGGVAMSGRQNAAAELFGSELDGKIRYGLLEQANGGTLFIAEAADMDEQTQMQLISALENQTFFRVGGTEPVQVDVRVIAATRKDLEDEVRQGRFREDLFYHLSVVPLHIEPLRNHPEDVPILLTYYLETAHRIEGLPLRELTIGARNLLKGHYWPGNVRELKNLVQRMLILGAGDVIDEQEVQRALGFIPAHVDTEQAQGATLISLNLDLPLRDARDEFERRYLLAQLKSCEGSMTELARLTGMERTNLYRKLKSLGISANERS, encoded by the coding sequence ATGAGCATAGGACATATCCTGGTCGTTGATGATGAAATCGAGATTCGTGATCTGTTGGCGGAATTGTTGGCCGACGAAGGTTATACCGTCTCAAGCGCCGCCGACGCCATCGAGGCGCGCGCGTCCATTGCCGTCCGTCGGCCGGACCTGATCCTGCTGGATATCTGGATGCCGGGCCAGGACGGCATTTCCCTGTTGCGCGAGTGGCATGAGCATCATCAGCTCGGTTGTCCGGTCATCATGATGTCGGGACATGGCACGGTGGAGACAGCCGTCGAGGCGACGCGGCTTGGCGCCTTCGATTTCATCGAGAAACCGATCTCTCTGGACAAGCTGCTGCTGCTGATCGAGCACGGCCTCGAAAACACGCGACTGTCGCGGGAAAACGAGCAGCTACGCCGGAACAGCAGCGATCCCTTCGAGCTCGTGGGCGACAGCGAGTACATGACCACGCTGCGTGCGCAGGCCAAGAAGGTGGCCGGACACGACGCCTGGGTGCTGATTTCCGGCGAGCCGGGCACGGGCAAACAGGCCCTGGCCCGATTCATCCATCACCATTCCCCGCGTCGCCATTTCCCGTTCATCGATACGGGTGGGGTCGCGATGAGCGGGCGTCAGAACGCGGCGGCGGAACTGTTCGGTTCCGAGTTGGACGGCAAGATCCGTTACGGTCTGCTTGAGCAGGCCAATGGTGGCACGCTGTTCATCGCGGAAGCCGCGGACATGGACGAGCAGACCCAGATGCAGCTCATCTCGGCGCTCGAGAACCAGACGTTCTTCCGGGTTGGCGGTACCGAACCCGTCCAGGTGGATGTCCGCGTGATCGCCGCCACGCGCAAGGACCTCGAGGACGAGGTTCGTCAGGGGCGATTCCGCGAGGATCTGTTCTACCACCTGTCCGTGGTGCCGCTGCATATCGAGCCGCTGCGCAATCACCCGGAAGACGTGCCGATCCTGCTGACCTACTATCTGGAAACCGCGCACCGGATCGAAGGCTTGCCGCTGCGGGAACTGACGATCGGCGCCCGGAACCTGCTCAAGGGCCATTACTGGCCGGGCAACGTCCGCGAACTGAAGAACCTGGTGCAGCGCATGCTCATTCTCGGCGCCGGCGATGTCATCGACGAGCAGGAGGTGCAGCGCGCGCTCGGATTCATTCCGGCGCATGTCGATACCGAGCAGGCACAGGGCGCGACCCTGATCTCCCTGAATCTCGATCTGCCCCTGCGCGATGCGCGGGACGAGTTCGAGCGGCGTTATTTGCTCGCACAGCTGAAAAGCTGCGAAGGCTCGATGACGGAACTGGCAAGACTGACCGGCATGGAGCGGACGAATCTGTACCGCAAGCTCAAATCTCTCGGCATCAGTGCCAATGAACGCAGTTAA
- the trkA gene encoding Trk system potassium transporter TrkA has product MKIIILGVGQVGSSLATVLAGEMQNSVTVVDTDAAALGRLQDRLDIRTVQGYGAQPSVLSEAGAADADVLIAVTSSDETNMLACQVAWTLYRTPTKIARIRATDFHDHPALFDNSAIPVDYMISPERLIKDYIARLIEYPDALQVHDFAGGKLRLIGMRADADGPLVGHPIRYLAELLPDVEVRVAAIFRHDASLHPDGSTVIEADDEVFFLSSSENIRKVMSVMRRLDRPYKRIMIAGGGNIGGALAKVLESRYQVKLISNNTEKARKLSAELDHTVVLTGSATDSDLLVEENIEDMDVFLALTNDDEDNILSAMLAKRLGARKVMCIVNRSEYVDLIHMGTIDIALSPHNITIGSLIGRLRRGDVVSVHSLRRGAAESMEIIARGDSKTSRIVGRRVDALTLPPGTTIGAILREDAVLIAHHDTVIEADDHVILFLTDKRHVRDIEQLFAVGFGFF; this is encoded by the coding sequence ATGAAAATCATCATCCTGGGGGTTGGCCAGGTGGGTTCCTCGCTGGCCACCGTGCTGGCGGGCGAGATGCAGAACTCCGTCACGGTCGTCGATACCGACGCTGCCGCCCTGGGGCGCTTGCAGGATCGTCTGGATATCCGCACCGTGCAGGGGTACGGCGCACAGCCGAGCGTGCTGAGCGAGGCGGGCGCGGCCGATGCGGACGTCCTCATCGCCGTGACCAGTTCGGACGAAACCAACATGCTGGCCTGTCAGGTCGCCTGGACCCTGTACCGCACGCCCACCAAGATTGCCCGGATTCGCGCCACGGATTTCCACGATCACCCCGCCCTGTTCGACAACAGTGCGATCCCTGTCGATTACATGATCAGCCCCGAGCGGCTCATCAAGGATTACATCGCGCGGCTGATCGAGTATCCCGATGCGCTGCAGGTGCACGACTTCGCCGGCGGCAAGCTGCGGCTGATCGGCATGCGGGCGGATGCCGACGGTCCGCTGGTCGGCCATCCCATTCGTTATCTGGCCGAGCTGCTGCCGGACGTCGAGGTGCGGGTGGCGGCGATCTTCCGGCACGATGCGTCCCTGCACCCGGATGGCTCGACGGTCATCGAGGCCGATGACGAGGTCTTTTTCCTCTCTTCCAGCGAAAACATCCGCAAGGTGATGAGCGTGATGCGGCGCCTGGATCGGCCGTACAAGCGCATCATGATCGCCGGGGGCGGGAATATCGGCGGAGCGCTGGCCAAGGTGCTGGAGTCCCGCTATCAGGTCAAGCTGATCAGCAACAATACGGAGAAGGCGCGCAAGCTCAGTGCCGAACTGGATCACACCGTCGTGTTGACCGGCTCGGCCACGGACAGCGATCTGCTGGTCGAGGAGAACATCGAGGACATGGATGTCTTCCTGGCGCTGACCAACGACGACGAGGACAACATCCTGAGCGCCATGCTCGCCAAGCGGCTGGGCGCGCGCAAGGTGATGTGTATCGTGAATCGCAGCGAATATGTCGATCTGATCCACATGGGTACGATCGATATCGCCCTGTCGCCGCACAACATCACGATCGGCAGCCTGATCGGCCGTCTCCGGCGGGGCGACGTCGTCAGCGTGCATTCGCTGCGGCGCGGTGCGGCGGAGTCCATGGAAATCATCGCGCGGGGCGACAGCAAGACGTCCCGGATCGTCGGCCGGCGGGTGGATGCCCTCACGCTTCCCCCGGGGACGACCATCGGGGCGATCCTCCGCGAGGATGCCGTGCTGATCGCCCATCATGACACTGTGATCGAAGCGGACGATCACGTCATTCTGTTCCTGACCGACAAGCGCCATGTTCGGGATATCGAGCAGCTGTTCGCCGTCGGTTTCGGTTTCTTCTGA
- a CDS encoding potassium transporter TrkG → MQFIVVLRILGVLLMVFSLTFLPPWLVGWMMGDADLVPFETSFFIAFVLGGLLWLPLRTYRRELKLRDGLLIVVSFWVTLGLVGALPIFLQPTLNLSFTQSVFESVSGITTTGSTVLVGLDNLPRSLLFYRQQLQWLGGLGIIVLVVAFMPLLGVGGMQLYKTEISGPMKDNRLSGRISETAKALWIVYAGLTFLCAILYKLEGMSWFDAVGHAFSTISTGGFSTHDDSLGFFHSFSMELTAEIFMVLGATPMALHYLAMRHGSIRAYGKSSEFKFFLMLLGMLFLFIALAILLARPDSEWLWGMRWGLFTLVSMMTTTGFTLTDHTPWPAFLPVLVLATALIGGCAGSTAGGLKTVRMLLLTRQGVNELRKLVHPHAEFVVKLSGRAISPTVISAVWAFFAAYVFVFVVVFFAMMVTGLDAVSAMGAAIATLTSVGPGLGSVTGNFASASSATLWVGTVSMILGRLEIFTVLVLFLPMFWQR, encoded by the coding sequence ATGCAGTTCATCGTCGTCCTAAGGATTCTCGGAGTCCTGCTGATGGTCTTCAGCCTCACCTTCCTGCCGCCATGGCTGGTGGGCTGGATGATGGGCGATGCGGATCTCGTGCCGTTCGAAACCAGCTTCTTCATCGCTTTCGTGCTCGGGGGGCTGCTCTGGCTGCCGCTGCGTACCTACCGGCGCGAACTCAAGCTCCGCGACGGCTTGCTGATCGTGGTGTCCTTCTGGGTGACGCTCGGGCTTGTGGGCGCATTGCCCATCTTCCTGCAACCGACGCTGAACCTCAGCTTCACGCAATCGGTGTTCGAGTCCGTTTCCGGCATCACCACGACGGGCTCGACGGTGCTCGTCGGGCTCGACAACCTGCCGCGATCCCTCCTGTTCTATCGGCAGCAGCTGCAATGGTTGGGCGGCTTGGGGATCATCGTGCTGGTGGTGGCCTTCATGCCGCTGCTTGGCGTCGGCGGGATGCAGCTGTACAAGACCGAGATTTCCGGCCCGATGAAGGACAACCGGCTGTCGGGCAGGATTTCGGAAACGGCCAAGGCGCTCTGGATCGTCTATGCCGGCCTGACGTTTCTCTGTGCCATCCTGTACAAGCTGGAAGGCATGAGCTGGTTCGATGCCGTGGGGCATGCCTTTTCGACCATTTCCACCGGCGGCTTTTCCACTCATGACGACAGCCTCGGATTCTTCCACAGCTTTTCGATGGAGTTGACTGCCGAGATTTTCATGGTGCTCGGGGCGACGCCGATGGCGCTGCATTACCTCGCGATGCGCCATGGTTCGATCCGCGCCTACGGCAAGAGCTCCGAATTCAAGTTTTTTCTGATGCTGCTCGGGATGCTGTTTCTGTTCATCGCCCTGGCGATCCTGCTGGCGCGCCCGGATTCCGAATGGCTTTGGGGGATGCGTTGGGGACTCTTCACCCTGGTCTCGATGATGACGACGACAGGGTTTACGCTGACCGACCATACGCCCTGGCCGGCCTTCCTGCCCGTGCTCGTGCTGGCCACCGCCCTGATCGGCGGCTGCGCGGGCTCGACGGCTGGCGGTCTGAAAACCGTCCGGATGCTTCTGCTCACCCGGCAGGGTGTCAACGAGTTGCGCAAGTTGGTGCATCCCCACGCCGAGTTCGTGGTGAAGCTGAGCGGGCGGGCGATCAGCCCGACGGTGATCAGCGCGGTCTGGGCCTTTTTTGCCGCGTACGTGTTCGTCTTCGTGGTCGTGTTCTTTGCCATGATGGTCACCGGTCTCGATGCCGTATCCGCGATGGGCGCGGCAATCGCGACCCTGACCAGCGTAGGCCCCGGTCTGGGGTCCGTCACGGGCAACTTTGCCAGTGCCTCCAGCGCGACGCTCTGGGTGGGGACGGTCTCGATGATCCTCGGTCGTCTGGAAATCTTTACCGTGCTGGTCCTGTTCCTGCCGATGTTCTGGCAGCGCTGA
- a CDS encoding lysophospholipid acyltransferase family protein: protein MSDSPSPSSRDTSGADQGQPFERQFLGPLYWGIWLFVGLLWLLAYAPHRLRLGLAILLGGLYRRAYPKRRRIVARNLSLCFPEASDETRSDWLRRHFILQAYALLDLGRLWFRPADYLMSHTRVSDPDAFAQLVAGGGVVLTGHGAGLEWVGHFFTMNMTGSAMYKPFGRNRLLNWLFERGRERHGARVYPRAQGLKPHLRHLRAGQGFFYIADEDLGAADSVFAPFFGVEKATVPLAGKIAALGRVPVYPALGQLDLGDGSYRLLILPQTVIPQEADESAAAAINSTLERLIRIDPPQYMWSLKLFKTRPNAAREVYD, encoded by the coding sequence GTGTCGGATTCGCCTTCCCCGTCTTCCCGCGATACGTCGGGCGCCGATCAGGGCCAACCCTTCGAGCGGCAGTTTCTCGGGCCGCTGTACTGGGGCATCTGGCTGTTTGTCGGACTGCTCTGGCTGCTGGCCTATGCGCCGCATCGCCTGCGACTGGGTCTCGCGATCCTGCTCGGTGGACTGTACCGCCGTGCCTATCCCAAGCGCCGCCGGATCGTTGCGCGAAACCTGAGTCTCTGCTTCCCCGAAGCATCGGATGAGACACGGTCAGACTGGCTGCGCCGGCATTTCATCCTGCAGGCCTACGCCCTGCTCGATCTCGGTCGTCTGTGGTTTCGACCTGCCGACTATCTGATGTCGCATACCCGGGTGAGCGATCCCGATGCCTTCGCACAGCTGGTCGCGGGTGGCGGCGTCGTGCTCACGGGGCATGGCGCGGGCCTCGAATGGGTCGGGCATTTCTTTACCATGAACATGACCGGTTCGGCCATGTACAAGCCGTTCGGGCGCAACCGGTTGCTGAACTGGCTGTTCGAACGCGGGCGGGAGCGTCATGGGGCACGGGTCTATCCCCGCGCTCAGGGCTTGAAGCCCCATCTGCGCCACCTGCGTGCCGGGCAAGGGTTCTTCTACATTGCCGATGAAGATCTGGGGGCGGCGGATTCCGTATTCGCCCCGTTCTTCGGTGTCGAGAAGGCGACCGTCCCCCTGGCCGGCAAGATTGCCGCGCTGGGACGGGTGCCCGTATACCCGGCACTCGGGCAATTGGATCTCGGCGACGGGAGCTATCGGCTTCTGATTCTGCCGCAGACCGTCATACCTCAGGAAGCCGACGAATCCGCGGCCGCGGCAATCAACAGTACGCTGGAAAGGCTGATCCGGATCGATCCCCCGCAGTACATGTGGTCGCTCAAGCTGTTCAAGACGCGACCGAATGCCGCGCGCGAGGTGTACGACTAG
- a CDS encoding lysophospholipid acyltransferase family protein: MKTVPQQRGRPWRSAFRLGLLHGLIRFFAGRSLKFNHRLGALLGWLFWIFGSKARNTAAENIARCLPGLSDDEQAALTRRSLIETGKTLTELGPIWMWPKQKIENLIVQSDRQDLIDSALAKGHGAILLAPHLGAWELGGLITSLHYPVTVLYRPPREPAFETVLNEVRQRFGARVVPANRHGVKQLLLALRRGELIAILPDQEPSAGDGRFAPFFGHPAYTLSLVHSLIQNTGASALFGWMERLPCAAGFHLHFSEAPAGISSPDPDESLTAMNAGLADLILQCPEQYQWTYRRFRRQPEPSHNANN, from the coding sequence GTGAAAACGGTCCCCCAGCAGCGCGGCCGCCCTTGGCGCAGCGCCTTTCGCCTCGGATTACTGCATGGCCTGATCCGATTCTTTGCGGGGCGATCGCTGAAATTCAATCACCGACTGGGCGCGCTTCTGGGCTGGCTCTTCTGGATTTTCGGCAGCAAGGCCCGGAACACCGCTGCCGAAAATATCGCCCGCTGTCTGCCGGGGCTTTCCGATGACGAGCAAGCCGCACTGACACGCCGCAGCCTGATCGAAACCGGGAAAACACTGACCGAACTCGGGCCGATCTGGATGTGGCCGAAACAGAAAATCGAGAACCTGATCGTCCAGTCCGATCGACAGGATCTCATCGACAGTGCGTTGGCCAAAGGACACGGCGCCATATTGCTCGCCCCCCATCTCGGGGCCTGGGAGTTGGGCGGACTGATCACGTCCCTACACTACCCGGTGACCGTTCTCTATCGTCCGCCGCGCGAACCCGCCTTCGAAACCGTCCTCAACGAGGTACGCCAGCGGTTCGGCGCCCGGGTCGTTCCCGCAAATCGCCATGGCGTCAAGCAGTTGCTGCTGGCCCTGCGGCGCGGGGAATTGATCGCCATCCTCCCGGATCAGGAGCCCAGTGCCGGAGACGGCCGGTTCGCCCCGTTCTTCGGGCATCCGGCCTATACCCTGAGCCTCGTGCACAGCCTGATCCAGAACACCGGCGCCAGCGCATTGTTCGGCTGGATGGAGCGCCTGCCGTGCGCTGCGGGGTTCCATCTGCACTTCAGCGAGGCACCAGCGGGCATATCGAGTCCGGATCCGGATGAATCGCTGACCGCGATGAATGCCGGCCTGGCCGATCTGATCCTGCAATGCCCGGAACAGTATCAATGGACCTACCGCCGGTTCCGCCGGCAGCCTGAGCCATCCCACAACGCCAACAACTAG